The Pirellulimonas nuda genome includes a region encoding these proteins:
- a CDS encoding homoserine dehydrogenase: MEKTKVALIGLGTVGAGVARLLLDHGDRTARHAGRVLWLEKAVVRDLKKARGCQLPEGVLTDRLEDVIDDPEIKVVCQLIGGIEPARSIMLRLLEAGKDVVTANKALMAEHGPELCDAARELGRSIAFEASVAGGVPIIANLSTCLSANQVESLAGILNGTSNFILTKMHADGVPYSEVVAEAQRLGYAEADPAMDVDGSDAAQKLAILAHLAFGARVDWKDIPRSGIDTLDLADVRYAREMGYTIKLLAVAELDRSEALELHVTPTLLRDGSPLAEVSGPYNAIRVVGDAVGPLFFHGQGAGQMPTASAVVADLVDTCVGRTAITFRSLELWSNRPARVSSADYADAEGRFYLRAMVDDHPGVLAKITAALGASEISIASVLQHEPKEKGAPVSLVIMTHTTTEGAAGRACAAIAALDCVRGEVVRLWVRD; encoded by the coding sequence ATGGAAAAGACCAAAGTCGCCCTGATCGGGCTCGGAACCGTGGGCGCCGGCGTCGCCCGGCTGCTGCTCGACCACGGCGACCGCACCGCCCGGCACGCCGGCCGCGTGCTGTGGCTCGAGAAGGCGGTCGTCCGCGACCTCAAAAAGGCCCGCGGCTGCCAGCTACCCGAGGGCGTGCTGACCGACCGCCTGGAAGACGTGATCGACGACCCCGAGATCAAGGTCGTCTGCCAGCTCATCGGCGGCATCGAGCCGGCCCGCAGCATCATGCTCCGCCTGCTCGAGGCGGGCAAAGACGTGGTGACCGCCAACAAGGCGCTGATGGCCGAGCACGGCCCAGAGCTGTGCGACGCCGCCCGCGAGCTGGGCCGATCGATCGCCTTCGAGGCCTCGGTGGCCGGCGGCGTGCCGATTATCGCCAATCTGTCGACCTGCCTGTCGGCCAACCAGGTAGAGTCGCTGGCCGGCATCCTCAACGGCACCAGCAACTTCATCCTCACCAAGATGCACGCCGACGGGGTCCCCTACAGCGAGGTGGTGGCCGAAGCCCAGCGGCTGGGCTACGCCGAGGCCGACCCCGCGATGGACGTCGACGGCTCTGACGCCGCCCAGAAGCTGGCGATCCTGGCCCACCTGGCGTTCGGCGCCCGCGTCGACTGGAAAGACATCCCCCGCAGCGGCATCGATACGCTCGACCTGGCCGACGTCCGCTACGCCCGCGAGATGGGATACACCATCAAGCTGCTAGCGGTCGCCGAGCTCGACCGCAGCGAGGCGCTGGAGCTGCACGTCACCCCAACGCTGCTGCGGGACGGCTCGCCGCTGGCGGAGGTGTCGGGCCCCTACAACGCGATCCGCGTCGTGGGCGACGCGGTCGGCCCGCTGTTCTTCCACGGCCAGGGCGCCGGGCAGATGCCGACCGCCAGCGCCGTGGTGGCCGACCTGGTCGACACCTGCGTGGGGCGGACGGCGATCACGTTCCGCTCGCTCGAGCTGTGGAGCAACCGCCCCGCACGCGTCTCGTCGGCCGACTACGCCGACGCCGAGGGGCGTTTCTACCTGCGGGCGATGGTAGACGACCACCCGGGGGTGCTGGCGAAGATCACCGCGGCGCTGGGCGCGAGCGAGATCTCGATCGCCAGCGTGCTGCAGCACGAGCCCAAGGAGAAAGGGGCGCCGGTCTCGCTGGTGATCATGACCCACACCACCACCGAGGGCGCCGCCGGCCGGGCCTGTGCGGCGATCGCCGCGCTCGACTGCGTGCGCGGCGAGGTGGTGCGCTTGTGGGTGCGGGACTAG
- a CDS encoding DUF1559 family PulG-like putative transporter yields MHVPTSRLRRALQRSAGFTLVELLVVIAIIGILVALLLPAVQAAREAARRTQCINIEKQLLLGLQLHHDTAQAFPNGTSIPANGRTGPSWITDILPHMEEQPTYDTIYDFLVLKSNTPGTQAPLAVQEIVRQSKPAFRCPSSQMAEADTDPALANSRNPLQFGTSNYRGCRGVRDNGGNNGLATTQSLNFTLAGQSNAIPIGQLIGVLYPGSPDRIEKPTSIRKITDGTSHTIIIGEVEMLVPPANIPSNVELWETNKGTDDGQYRWPTWPGTHGDKDDTLFNMWALDRAAVNWFDRDAASSAHPGGAVYGFCDGSGHFITESIDWEVYAGLGTRAGGETLLEF; encoded by the coding sequence ATGCATGTTCCGACTTCGCGGTTGCGTCGCGCCCTCCAGCGGTCGGCGGGGTTTACGTTGGTTGAGCTGTTGGTAGTGATCGCTATCATCGGCATCTTGGTGGCGTTGTTGCTGCCGGCGGTGCAGGCGGCGCGCGAGGCGGCGCGCCGCACGCAGTGCATCAACATCGAGAAGCAGTTGCTGCTGGGGTTGCAGTTGCACCACGACACCGCGCAGGCCTTTCCGAACGGCACCAGCATCCCCGCCAACGGCCGGACCGGGCCGTCGTGGATCACCGACATCCTTCCGCACATGGAAGAGCAGCCGACCTATGACACGATCTACGACTTCTTGGTATTGAAGTCCAACACCCCCGGAACGCAGGCGCCGCTGGCGGTACAAGAAATCGTGCGCCAATCGAAGCCCGCGTTCCGCTGCCCCTCGTCCCAGATGGCCGAGGCAGACACCGACCCGGCTCTTGCCAACTCGCGCAACCCGCTGCAGTTTGGCACGTCGAACTACCGCGGCTGCCGCGGGGTGCGAGACAACGGCGGAAACAATGGCTTGGCGACCACGCAGTCGCTCAACTTCACGCTCGCCGGGCAAAGCAATGCGATCCCGATCGGACAACTAATCGGCGTTCTGTATCCGGGTTCTCCCGACCGTATCGAGAAGCCGACCAGCATCCGCAAGATCACCGACGGCACGTCACACACGATCATCATCGGCGAGGTAGAGATGCTGGTGCCGCCGGCCAACATCCCGAGCAACGTTGAACTCTGGGAAACCAACAAAGGGACCGACGACGGGCAGTACCGCTGGCCTACTTGGCCTGGAACTCATGGTGACAAGGACGATACGCTCTTCAACATGTGGGCCCTCGACCGGGCGGCCGTGAACTGGTTCGACCGCGACGCGGCCAGCAGCGCCCACCCCGGAGGCGCGGTCTATGGCTTCTGCGACGGCTCTGGCCACTTCATCACCGAGTCCATCGACTGGGAGGTCTACGCGGGCCTCGGCACGCGGGCCGGCGGTGAGACCCTGCTAGAATTCTGA
- a CDS encoding lipase family protein, with protein sequence MELDEIGRDDAQLKDIVRETAVHSKLEGPIESLSFLRKSLLFAELASLSYASRGEAGRLANAMGLPETRYYDRHGAQAYLFGNDHDAVVVCRGTEPNQWNDIRADLDAASVVAETAGRVHRGFKREMDDLWPRLEKALASNERPLWFAGHSLGGAMAAICAGRCKLSQISSNPRALFTFGAPRVGNKRYVSHTRIEYYRWVNNNDVVPRVPPRWMGYRHSGTEVYLNRKGQISRVRGVWKARDRWWGFVRGLTKWRIDQFSDHFMGDYLRAILAEIDEEESGYGHPFCPPNPLGDDEKSLASS encoded by the coding sequence ATGGAACTCGACGAGATAGGCCGTGACGACGCTCAGCTCAAGGACATCGTCCGCGAGACGGCCGTCCATTCCAAGCTGGAAGGACCGATCGAGTCGCTCAGCTTCTTACGTAAATCGCTGCTGTTTGCGGAGCTAGCGAGCCTGTCGTACGCCTCGCGGGGCGAGGCGGGGAGGCTGGCCAATGCGATGGGGCTGCCCGAAACACGCTACTACGACCGCCACGGCGCCCAGGCCTACCTGTTCGGCAACGATCACGACGCGGTCGTCGTCTGCCGCGGCACCGAGCCGAACCAGTGGAACGACATCCGGGCCGACCTCGACGCCGCTAGCGTGGTGGCCGAGACCGCCGGGCGGGTCCACCGCGGCTTCAAACGCGAGATGGACGACCTCTGGCCCCGGCTAGAAAAGGCGTTGGCGTCGAACGAGCGGCCGCTGTGGTTCGCGGGCCACTCGCTCGGGGGGGCGATGGCGGCCATCTGCGCCGGGCGGTGCAAGCTGTCGCAAATCAGCTCGAACCCCCGGGCGTTGTTCACCTTCGGGGCGCCGCGGGTGGGGAACAAGCGGTACGTGAGCCACACCAGGATCGAGTACTACCGCTGGGTCAACAACAACGACGTCGTGCCGCGCGTCCCGCCGCGGTGGATGGGCTACCGCCACTCCGGCACGGAGGTCTATTTGAACCGCAAGGGGCAGATCAGCCGGGTCCGGGGGGTCTGGAAGGCCCGCGACCGCTGGTGGGGCTTTGTCCGCGGGCTCACGAAGTGGCGGATCGATCAGTTTTCCGACCACTTCATGGGGGACTACCTGCGGGCGATCCTGGCGGAGATCGACGAGGAAGAGTCGGGTTACGGCCACCCCTTCTGCCCCCCCAACCCGCTGGGGGACGACGAAAAATCCTTGGCGTCTTCTTGA
- a CDS encoding CehA/McbA family metallohydrolase domain-containing protein, with protein sequence MESLCLKNVVCLAPEKLRRLTPAARLALVLGWALGPAALLAARPDGQLLVRVTDAESGAPIAARITLTNSRGRPALPRGAAVAQFADHGYVDGQTLLALKLGKYVFDLDAGPEWRTARGEFQIERHADDEKTVAMSRAVDLAKERWYGADVWGARTGEGLGVALRAEGLGYAPLIAFEQAGGRWRSTDAPAGAGPDFGPHAARLEGPSGALLVFRVDGPLTAEDLSGLDASVASLRGARARGLRVVVDPASWAFPAWLAGGVVDGVLVIDESSDRLGKGRRPADGRRFPGRRGAGRYREACYFSALDAGLRLPPFAGSGSGEAQTPLGAGRTYALLSGGWSTADWWRAALAGQTFITNGPLLRVSAPPESDGSLPSGASLATRNPIEYLEVVSNGRVTASVPIRELAENRGRLPEVDPSLGGWVVLRAATTAGDRYERAMTAPYYLDPPSDPAISRAACEAMLDWLRAAEAAGVDLGSDGPAAQAFWQQRRDSANRE encoded by the coding sequence ATGGAAAGCCTTTGTCTGAAGAACGTGGTCTGCTTGGCTCCAGAGAAACTCCGTCGGCTTACGCCGGCGGCTCGCCTGGCGTTGGTCTTGGGGTGGGCGCTTGGGCCGGCGGCGTTGCTGGCCGCTCGGCCCGATGGGCAATTGCTGGTGCGAGTGACCGACGCCGAGTCGGGGGCGCCCATCGCCGCAAGGATCACACTTACCAATAGCCGCGGCCGCCCGGCGCTGCCGCGCGGCGCCGCGGTCGCTCAGTTCGCCGACCACGGCTACGTCGATGGCCAGACGCTGCTCGCCCTGAAGCTGGGCAAGTACGTCTTCGACCTCGACGCCGGACCCGAGTGGCGCACCGCCCGCGGCGAGTTCCAGATCGAACGCCACGCCGACGACGAGAAAACCGTGGCGATGAGCCGCGCCGTCGACCTTGCCAAAGAGCGCTGGTACGGCGCCGACGTGTGGGGGGCGCGCACGGGGGAAGGGCTGGGCGTCGCCCTGCGGGCCGAAGGGCTCGGCTATGCGCCGCTGATCGCCTTCGAACAGGCCGGCGGACGCTGGCGCTCTACCGACGCGCCGGCCGGCGCCGGTCCTGATTTCGGACCGCACGCGGCGCGCCTCGAGGGGCCCAGCGGCGCGTTGCTGGTCTTCCGCGTGGATGGGCCGCTGACCGCCGAAGACTTGTCGGGCCTCGACGCCTCGGTCGCGTCGCTGCGTGGGGCGCGCGCCCGGGGACTGCGCGTGGTGGTCGACCCGGCGTCGTGGGCATTCCCCGCGTGGCTCGCCGGGGGGGTGGTCGACGGCGTGCTGGTGATCGACGAGTCGTCCGATCGCCTGGGCAAAGGCCGCCGGCCGGCCGACGGGCGGCGGTTCCCCGGCCGCCGCGGAGCTGGGCGCTACCGCGAGGCGTGCTACTTCTCGGCGCTAGACGCCGGGCTGCGTCTGCCCCCGTTTGCCGGCAGCGGCTCGGGCGAGGCCCAGACGCCGCTGGGTGCGGGGCGCACGTACGCCCTGCTCTCGGGCGGGTGGAGCACCGCCGATTGGTGGCGGGCGGCGCTGGCCGGCCAGACATTTATTACCAACGGCCCGCTGCTGCGGGTGTCGGCCCCGCCCGAGAGCGACGGCTCGCTCCCCTCGGGCGCCAGCCTGGCCACGCGCAACCCCATCGAGTACCTCGAAGTCGTCTCCAACGGCCGGGTCACCGCCAGCGTGCCGATCCGCGAGCTCGCCGAGAACCGGGGGCGGCTCCCCGAGGTCGACCCGTCGCTGGGGGGCTGGGTGGTGCTCCGCGCCGCCACCACGGCCGGCGACCGCTACGAGCGGGCGATGACGGCCCCCTACTACCTCGACCCCCCGTCCGATCCCGCCATCAGCCGCGCCGCTTGCGAGGCGATGCTCGACTGGCTGAGGGCGGCCGAAGCCGCCGGCGTCGACCTGGGGAGCGACGGGCCAGCGGCGCAGGCGTTCTGGCAGCAGCGTCGCGACAGCGCCAACCGCGAGTAG